In Bufo gargarizans isolate SCDJY-AF-19 chromosome 6, ASM1485885v1, whole genome shotgun sequence, a single genomic region encodes these proteins:
- the LOC122941579 gene encoding pulmonary surfactant-associated protein D-like encodes MMCELIQNFQKNMGFCKKVFIIMLTSFLLASCEAPEKPVVCSVIQGFQGLNGRDGRDGPPGTKGEPGLIGPTGSSGLKGNPGIPGKAGPQGLKGDRGDKGINGTPGPQGLKGEKGSLGPTGAAGVPGAKGATGAAGAPGTPGINGATGAKGDKGDLGAQGIKGEKGLPGATGTPGIAGAKGSVGATGSPGSQGLNGSPGAKGNNGSPGIQGVKGDRGLPGPSGAAGAPGIAGAKGATGAPGTPGAKGATGAKGDKGDLGAQGIKGEKGLPGATGTPGIAGAKGSVGATGSPGSQGLNGSPGAKGNNGSPGIQGVKGDRGLPGPSGAAGAPGIAGAKGATGAPGTPGAKGATGAKGDKGGLDATLSTKIVNLENKVAILEKSLLSLKKVSYFQSGVVTSGNKLYVTNGMEANYNAAKAFCQGAQGMIATPLNSAENAAIQQIVKARGKRTFLGINDEKEENKYVYSNGNQITYKNWHPNEPNGGRKENCVELIEQGQWIDRSCEHRNIIVCEF; translated from the exons ATG ATGTGTGAACTTATCCAGAACTTCCAGAAGAATATGGGGTTCTGCAAAAAAGTTTTCATTATTATGCTGACATCCTTCCTCCTGGCATCATGTGAAGCTCCAGAAAAACCAGTTGTATGCTCAGTTATCCAAGGATTTCAAGGTCTTAATGGCAGAGATGGTAGAGATGGTCCTCCTGGTACCAAGGGTGAACCAG gttTGATTGGGCCAACAGGAAGCTCAGGTTTAAAAGGAAATCCAGGAATTCCAGGCAAAGCAGGCCCCCAAGGTCTGAAAGGCGATCGGGGTGATAAAGGGATAAATGGGACACCAG GTCCACAGGGTCTTAAAGGAGAAAAGGGTTCCCTGGGTCCCACAGGTGCTGCTGGAGTTCCTGGTGCTAAAGGTGCTACTGGTGCAGCTGGAGCCCCTGGGACTCCGGGCATTAATGGAGCCACTGGTGCCAAAGGAGATAAAGGTGACCTAG GTGCTCAAGGAATTAAAGGAGAAAAGGGACTACCTGGTGCTACTGGGACACCAGGCATTGCAGGTGCAAAGGGCTCTGTTGGTGCAACAGGATCTCCAGGCAGTCAAGGTTTAAATGGAAGCCCAGGTGCAAAAGGAAACAATGGGAgtccag GTATTCAAGGAGTAAAAGGAGacagaggccttccaggcccttcAGGTGCTGCTGGTGCTCCTGGTATAGCAGGCGCTAAAGGAGCAACAGGAGCACCAGGTACTCCAGGAGCCAAAGGTGCAACTGGTGCTAAAGGAGACAAAGGAGATTTAG GTGCTCAAGGAATTAAAGGGGAGAAGGGACTACCTGGTGCTACTGGGACACCAGGCATTGCAGGTGCAAAGGGCTCTGTTGGTGCAACAGGATCTCCAGGCAGTCAAGGTTTAAATGGAAGCCCAGGTGCAAAAGGAAACAATGGAAgtccag GTATTCAAGGAGTAAAAGGAGacagaggccttccaggcccttcAGGTGCTGCTGGTGCTCCTGGTATAGCAGGCGCTAAAGGAGCAACAGGAGCACCAGGTACTCCAGGAGCCAAAGGTGCAACTGGTGCTAAAGGAGACAAAGGAGGTTTAG atgcTACTCTTTCAACAAAAATTGTAAACCTAGAAAACAAAGTAGCCATTCTAGAAAAAAGTCTTCTTTCTCTCAAAAAAG TGAGCTATTTCCAAAGTGGAGTTGTGACATCTGGAAACAAACTATATGTGACAAATGGAATGGAAGCTAATTACAATGCAGCCAAAGCTTTTTGCCAAGGAGCCCAAGGAATGATAGCCACACCACTCAACAGTGCTGAAAATGCTGCCATACAGCAAATTGTGAAGGCTAGAGGAAAAAGAACCTTTCTTGGCATTAATgatgaaaaagaagaaaataaatatgTATACTCTAATGGCAACCAAATTACTTATAAGAACTGGCATCCAAATGAGCCTAATGGTGGCCGAAAGGAAAACTGCGTAGAATTAATTGAACAAGGACAATGGATTGATAGATCTTGTGAACACAGAAATATTATTGTCTGTGAATTCTAG